The genomic stretch agcctttctgggcctcagatgCTTCCCCTGAAACATCGGCTAACACCACCTTCCTTGTAAGATTTTTGCAAGAATAACTGAGATGaagcatgtaaagcacttagcaaagCAGCATATCAGAGAGCCCATCGCTGTCCATTCAGGTTTCAACACTTCCACTTCTCACTTGCATGCGCCCCAGATCCACACCGAACTGTATTACTCAACATCTCCTCAAGGCACCAGGATACTTCCTTCCTTTGCTCTTGCTCCTCCTGCCACCTAAAATACTTAACTCTCAATAGCTTGACCCTCATGTGTGGAAGTGCTGTACACAATTACAGCATTAGGTCCCTCACTGTCACCTTAGTGAATGCCCTTggcccaggaggaggaaggaggggaagagggccTTTGGAGCACTTGCCACAGTGTAATTCACTCACTTTCGAGGTATTTGTTTAATGTGTGTCTTCCCTGCTCCTCTGTCAGTTTTGTGAGGGAGAACTCCAGGTCTGTTTTATTCACATTTATATTCCCCTCAGTGGCACTGTGTAGGCACTTAATTTATGATGAATACgttaaacaatgaataaataagtggacTAATGAAAGAACACATGACTCAAAGAATAGGGCAGGGATGAAAGTAAGAACAAAAACGTTCTGTAGAAAACCTAACCTGATAGCTAAGTGCTGATAGAACTGAAGAGGAGaaatgagaagcagagagaaaaagccaAAGTCTATAGGGTGTGAAAACTATCTCTCAGTGGCCTgaataaaaaacaataagaagcaaaaccaaaagtACTGAAGGAAATTGGGAAAGAATTAGGCATCTAAGTGAATGTGCATCTCACTAGATTTCAAGATGGACTCACTAGATAAAATTTgttgggatggggggagggaagcagcTTATAAGGACAGGGAGCTCATGAATTCACCTGTAGGTGAGAGGAATTGGAGGCAGTGGATACATATTATAACTGTTGACTAGGTGGTGTGACGTGAGGACCTACACAGAGGTAACAGCTTAGAGGTAAGAGCAATATGTCCCTGGGAGGGGCGCAAAACCCCCAGGTTCTCTTTGAGGGGAGGGGACAACTAAGAGAGTAGAGACAGGAAGGAGATAAATAAGCCATCAAATGATGCACACATAATCTCCATAATTAACAAGATCAGTGGACAAGTGGAGGTCACataagtcgggggggggggggacattaaGAGGGCCATCAACAGTGTCAAATGCAGCAAGAAGTCTCAATGAATGTTgcctctctgacttatttaaaaaaaacaaaaacaaaagcaaactacaCATCAACTTCAAAAGAGAAGTTTCTCTGTAGGGGCAGAAAGCCGGAAACAGGATTGTAGTAAGAGTAGATGGTGAAATGGTAAGGGTGAGGCAAGTAACCTGCATTTACTAGTAGTTGGTCAGGAAGAACAATAGCTTGAAAGGTGGAGGGGAATAGGTGTATTAGGAAAACCAAAGGCAAACTCTTGTTCCAAAGGTATGTTTCAATTAAAAGAATCTCCATGAAGGAAATCCAGATTGGAAGGTAGATAGCTGATACAGGAGATAGGAAACAATGGCTTGTTGTTTGGATTAGCTTGTAAAGAAAACCCAGGACAACTTTCTACTTCGGGGAAGAAAATGGTAAAACTATAGGGAAATTTGGAGATAAGGAAATAAGAAACTTGAAAAAGCTTTCATCAGTTTACTGGCTCTGATTTGCTCAGGGAGGTGGCCCAGAAGCAGCCAAGTCAAGAGTTTAGAGTGAagggatgaaattaaaaaatcaagacaaatATGCATTTAGCTGCAAAAGAACCATTAGCCTCTATATGGGGCCTGAAGACCCTATTTGTGTCtgataattaatattttcagGTAAATCATGATAGCTTTTACTAGtcttcaaagatattttaaaagtgactGTTTTTCATTAGCCCACAAGATTTGTTTATATCAAATTTTTGTACTTACAGAAAATCTACGTCTTCAAGTAGCAATTTATAGTACATGAGAACAAGGTCAACCTAAGAGAATGGGCCAAATATTTCCAAAAGCACCAATGAGTTCTCTGTTCCTTCAACTAGGTATTAAAAAACCGTCAAGTTGAATAGTTGGTATCTGTATCAGATACATACTCCATTATTTATACCCTGAAGGTCACAACTTGCTGGGCAGAAAAAAGAATCAGCTGTCGTGTCTCTGGAAGGCCGGCCACCCGTCTCCTGCTAGCCCGCTGCTGTGCTTGGGTTAAACAGGTCATCTCCCGTATAAGCTAAATTCTGAAAATCTCATCCTCAGGAccgatttctctttttcttcagacAATATCTGACACTCACAAAGACTTAAGTGAGCAACAAACTTGGAGGAGACATGTCCAAAAGCCCTAGAAGGCTTGGAgtactgaagaaattaaaataggtaTCTTGAGCTAAATACCCTTACTGGTAAGAATTTGAGTTAATTGACGTCAGGTCTCCTCTAAGTCATCATCAAAACCTAAGTGATTAGACATGTTGCGGAAGCGTGTATGTGTGTTCATAAGATGGGATAACAGAGGTGATTATCAGAGCTGTGTACTCTCCTTTTACCTCATTCATATGTCCTGGTATTTCTATACTGACCCAATCATcggagaattttaaaattaataaattaatgttcTTTTTAGAAGGAGGTAAAAAAGAATCCCACTCTAGATatacttccttttcttccaaaCACTCATGAGAAACAGATGAAGTAAATGTGATGGTCCTAATAAAATAAGGTATTGCATTTGATACTTCCAACACTCTATAATTGTGTatgtttaaatattcaaatgtaaACCCAGCAGTCATCATGAAATAAATTGCACAGAGCGCCCTACCCCATATcccagaaaagcagaaaaactaccatttaaaaaaaaaaatggagttactTACATAAGGATTTTGCTtatctattaaaatgaaaaactcttaaaagaggccttcaaattattttttcacaGAATCTTTCAATATGTCACATTACTCTGTTTAGAATAAATGACCTTCCAAATAAGTGTGACATGAGGGATAAGCCTTGGGCAGAGGTGTAATAAGAGAGCAGACATGCATGGAGAGGCTGTGTCAAAGGAATAAGAAATTAGCAGCTTCTTCTCATTTGTTACTCCACCTGAAATGGAAGAACTCCtttaaatccaaaaaaaaaaaaggagactccTTTCATTAGATTTATACAGGAAATTTTTGTTCTACACTAGCTTAAGGCCCATGGTATGGCTGAAATGACAGCTCTGGGCAAGAGGCTCAATGCATCCTGGGGGCACAATAAAATGAACATCAGTGCGTTTGACTATATTTACTAGTCCTCTGCTTTCAAGCAAAACAATCAAGCCAGGGATGACAGATCATTAGATCAAGATGacattttcttttgcaaaataccCCACACCGAAGAATCTTTACTTGTGGAGTTTGTCTCATATACGACCTCAATTTTTATACTCAAACAGGTAAAACCACTAAATTCTATGAGTAAGCAGTGCCTTAAAATGCATGTGTTCATTCAAAACATTCACTAATGTCAAAATGACCACATTTTGAAACCATGCAATGTGAGAACTAAAATATCCTAAGACCTAATCAAATGTCTCAATTACATCTCCATTCTCTTGCCCTAACCTGGTTCCACAAGGAACACCAGGTCCTACCATTTCAGGACATGGCTCTCTAAGTTCAGAGTAATCCATCTGAggcaaatattttcagagaagCAGACTACCTTTAATAGATGTGGCAAAATAAACCAACCAATTAAACCACTTACATGTAAAAATTCTGGGTTACAAATTCATTTTGTGAAGTCATCTCAGTCTTAGAAATTAACCAAATCAATCAAAATCAGTCCTGTTTCCAATGAGAATACATACAATTATAAACTGCATTTACTGTTGTTTATTAATGACAGGCTCAAGTGTACAACTTGTTCTACTTCTCTGTACAATAATATAGCTGACCCCCGAAAAACACAGGTTTGAATTGCATGGGCCCCACTTATATgcagacttttttccttttaagatcattcattcattcattcattcagagacagaaagagagggaaggacggagggagatggggagaggggcagaaaaagagggagagatagaatcccaagcaggctctgcactatcagagcagagcctgacatggggcttgaaactcacaaaccatgagatcataacctgagtcaaaatcaagagttggacgctcaagtgagcgacccaggtgcccctatgtgcaGACTTTTTTCAATCAATATAGTAGAGTACTAGAAGTGGACTGtctgttataacatttttttctctagctaaTTTTACTGTAatatagtacataatacatataacatacaaaatagcTGTTGATCAACTGTTTATATTATTGATTAGGCTTCCATCCACAGTGGGCTATTATTAGTCAGGTTTGTGAGAAGTCAAAACTTATATgcatatgtcaattatacatcaattaaaaacttaaaattttttttaagctttaatgtGAATTTTTGACTGCTGTACCCCTAATTTGCACGTTGTTCACGGGTCaacagtatacttttttttttaacatttatttttgagacagagagagacagagcatgaacaggggagggtcagagagagggagacacagaatctgaaacaggctccaggctctgagctgtcagcacagagcccgacactgggctcgaactcacggaccgtgagatcatgacctgagccgaagtcggccgcttaaccgactgagacacccaggcgccccaacagtatACTTTTATAACCTGAGATGATTCACTTGAAAGTGATCTACATGGGTAACTGGCAGTCAATTCCTAATGAGAAAATTACCAGAGAAGATTTACAGATAGGTGGTTGTGAGTTACAATCAAAGGATAGTTAATTTAGATCAAGAGCTGGGGCCTTTTGATTTACCCCTCAAATCACTATTCATAGCCTTCTAGGAATCTGGAAATATAAATTCTTCATAATGTAGTAAGATATCAGTATCCTGAATTAGTGTTTCTTTAGTATGGCATATTAATTTGTTGAAAACagtaatgctctttttttttttccacaagccTTGTTTCATCTGAGTACCTTAAAAACACTTCATAAACATCCTTTACACTAAACTTTGCAATTGGGTGTATAGGCAAATATGACTTCTATTTTCTTGAAAACAGTACAGCCATTCCATTCATGGTATTTACCTCTTGCTCCAGGGCCTCAACAAAGtggacatgggggtggggggttaggTCGAGCAGACACTGAGACGGGGAGGATTTCTAGGTGCACAGTGGTTACAGGTACAGACTCTGAGATCAGTTAGAATGGGGTCCCTACTTCACTCTGCTCCTCAATTTCCATCATACAGAGAACAGAAACAAGATGACTATCTACTTCAGAGAATAACAGAGATCATTCAACAAGTTAATTCACGACAATATAAGAAGTCAAATGTTGGCTCTTATTATTCTGAAGTGTACATAGGCATAAAAGTGTTTTCCACAAGTATACTATTGTGTCTCCAAACCAAAAACCAagtattaaaatttgtttaatgcaatacatttcaaaatagaaataacgTAAGAATTCCCACTTTTATAGGACTCCACTATCACACCTTTAGATGACTAACAGATTGGGATCATTACATGACTCAAATTTCTGACTGAAAttactcaaatatattttaaagtttattgattgatagagagtgagcacacacaagcaaaagcaggggaggggcagagagagaggaagagagacaattccaagtagactccacactcagtacagagcaCCACGAGGGGCCAGATcccacaatcatgagatcatgacttgagctgaaaccaaaagtcagacttggttaaccaactgagccactcaggtgccctgaaattaCTCAAATTATAGCTTAATCCCAAACTCCTAATGCCAACAAAATTCTCAGGTTGGTTTAAATCAGTGATCTTCAAAGTTTACTGTTCATAACCCTCACTTGGAAGGTTCTTTAAAGTATAGCTAAGGGGTGCaaccagagtttctgattcaatgGTGCTAGGTTGGCTAAGTCCAAGAATGTGCATTTGTCACAACTTCCTAGGCGATGCTGGGCCGCTGTTCTGCGCTTTGAAAATTGATGTTAAAGATTATTTAACATATGCAGAGATAGACCCactcaaaattcaaaagaaagaagtaatCAAAACATACGTTCACAGCAAAGGCACCAAGCCAAGTGGATCTACTGGAAATAAATGGACATTACAGTTCAAatcttgtatgtgtgtgtgtgagagagcatcaaaaacatttatgtaaaggtaacagagaaacagagatcccttaatttaataatatattctctGCCCAACCAAAAGCTAGATTAcaaaataattgtttatattcAAATTCTATTTAAGAAAAGCCTGAAAGACACTTTATATAATAAGCCTGGCAGTGGAtacaactgtttttcttttttaatgtaattttggaATCTTCAAATTTATAATGAGAGGAAACTGTTTCACGTACGAAGACTTGATCaaacacagatttaaaataatgacattattagccagggaaaaaaaacaaggggcAAGAGACTTAACATCCGTAACAAGCacacattttgagttaatgtaaTTACTTGTTAAAAGGCAATATATCACCCAGTTTGAGCACAGTATGTTTTCAGGTAAATAATCATCCGAGAAAGCAAGCTCACAATCTTCTCCAGGAAGCAGACTTTGAAAAGCTTGATCTCAACATGGATTTACTGTGTACATGAGAAACAGCCAAAAGAACTCATAAAGTATCAAACTCTATGGGCAGGTCTCACCAAACAGAAGCAAGattttaaactgcattttaaaagatgaattctTGCCCATCCTGCCCCACATTTctcagggaaataaaagcagaagtcCTAAAAACAGCCAGACGGAAATAGAGTGTCTGCACAGCTTTGAGTCCAGGGCACTGGAAGGTAATTTCTGATTGTGAagtcctctcttcctctctctttttctctagaaCACTCAAGACTTTACTGATGAACACTCAGAAGATAAAGAGTTATAACAACTAAACTaagacattaaaaggaaaataccagACGCTACTCCGCAGGTTGCCTTAACTGCCAATTAATGGATACATTTAAATCCTCCTGAATCAACACAACAACCAGGTAATTTTATATCtaaaagtatttgacaaatacAGGTGTTTACATGATGATGAATGTGTACATGTTTGTCAAGTTTTCTTAAAATTGGAAACCTTTAATAATGTCAATGCATGAActtatttggaataaaaattaaaatacaagctGTACTAATGGTGTCAGGAAAACCATTAACTTCTTCATTAAACACacatacgcatacacacacacacacgcagcacagaaataaaatacaaatggtcttatttattttacctggagtgtaaaatgagatttaaatatagaaagatggaaataataatctTAATATCAAGAATACTCATTAAATAAGATATAGTCTATGTCACATTAGCATTCCCAATgcataatttccaaaaaaaaaagtatcagtgaATGCACAAATAAGAGTACATAGCAGTAGCAAAGAAGATTAAAATCTATGATCCTATATCAATTTAATACtgggttttgtttagtttttgttttgtttttttaaacaggtgAGGGGATGTTGAAAATTGAAGCCATAATTGTCACAATATGAAACTTTTACTTTCAATAATTagacaatgaaaaattaaatttgtgaGAATTTAATGTTATCTCTACTTGTCACAATTTAAGTATTTCAAATGGAACCTTTTATTTGGATATGTGTGCTTTTAACATCACCATGTCTTATATTTAGGAATAATATTCATAGAAAATCAATTGCATTTgcctgtgattaaaaaaaattacaaatttcatttcaaatgtcaaaacttaagggtgcctgggtggctcagttggtccaactcttgatttcagctcagggttcTGGAATgtagccccccatcaggctccaggctggagtttggagtctgcttgagattttgagagtctgctcgctcgctctcgctctctctctctctctctctctcaatcccctttcttccctgcttgtgtgctctctaaagtaaaaactaaaaaaattttttttcaaaactcagaTACCAGATAATGTATTCAAGTCAagtgttagttttcttttatagCCGCCTATTGTGGTATAATTATCTATAGAACCAGGCAAGGACATGgctccaatattttattttagctacAGTTATATACTCTAGATACCTAAGAAAGTATGCCCTGGCTATTTTTGAAGAACATCATCTGAtgaccacttctttttttttttttttttttttactatttttgtattgaatagtattcaagaaaatgtatgtaaaaactTCTAATACACTGTGCAAAGTCCGAAATGACATATATATGGGTTAAAATATCTGCACACTTGTGTACGATCAAAATGTCCTTTAAGAGACAAACATTTAGCAAATGAGAAATACAAAGCATCTATACCTTCACATAATACACGTCAGACTATTTTATTTGTTGGAGATAGAGGATTTGCCATGATTAAGTATTCTAAGGTTCAATTTTCTGTAACGAGGATAGGAAACCCCAATTTTTAGAGAAGGCTGTCCAAAAATGTTACAGGGATAAGACAAAATCAATGGTCTGGGACTGAAAATAAtcatcccttccctcctcccctaggtagcaaagaagaaacacaagCCATGGACAACCTCACCTCTGTGGCTGGGAATGGCAGCCTGTGCACCAGAGATTACAAAATCACCCAGGTCCTCTTCCCGCTCCTCTATACCGTCCTCTTTTTTGTTGGACTCATCATAAACAGCCTGGCAATGAGGATTTTCTTTCAAATCCGCAGTAAatccaactttattatttttcttaagaacaCAGTCATTTCTGATCTTCTCATGATTCTGACTTTTCCATTCAAAATCCTCAGTGATACCAAGCTGGGAACAGGACCACTGAGAACCTTTGTATGCCAAGTGACCtctgtcatattttattttacaatgtacATTAGTATTTCATTCCTGGGACTGATAACTATTGATCGTTACCAGAAAACCACCAGGCCATTTAAGACATCCAATCCCAACAATCTCTTGGGAGCTAAGATTCTCTCCGTTGTAATCTGGGCATTCATGTTCTTGATCTCTTTGCCCAACATGATTCTGACCAACAGGAGGCCAAGAgaaaagaatgtgaagaaatgcTCGTTCCTCAAATCGGAGTTTGGTCTGGTCTGGCATGAAATAGTCAATTACATCTGTCAAGTCATTTTctggattaattttttaattgtcattGTATGTTACACACTTATTACAAAAGAACTGTACAGGTCATATGTCAGAACAAGGGGTGTAGGCAAAGTCCCTAAGAAGAAGGTAAACATCAAAGTTTTCATTATCATTgctgtcttttttatttgttttgttcctttccaTTTTGCCCGCATTCCCTATACCCTGAGCCAGACCCGGGATGTCTTTGACTGCTCTGCTGAAAATACTCTGTTCTATGTTAAAGAGAGCACCCTTTGGTTAACTTCCTTAAATGCATGCCTGGATCCATTCATCTACTTTTTCCTTTGCAAGTCCTTCAAAAACTCCTTAATGAGTATGCTGAAGTGCCCCAATTCTGCAACATCTCTATctcaagaaaacaggaaaaaagaacagGATGGTGGTGACCCAAGTGAAGAGACTCCAATGTAAACCAAATGAGGTAATATTTCAATCTGTAAGTGGTTGgaatacacaaaaggaaaacactgtGTAAAAATACTGACTAAACAGTAAGCTGAGTCCATAATAATGACTCTTTAAACAAGTAGTAGAAAACTACAGAagtaattttcatttacttttccagTATGAAAAAGCTaccttaaaatacagaaaagaaacctAACATATAGATATGGGTAGCAAAACAAACTGTATCGAATCACCACGGTTACAAGCCAAACTACAGAGAACTCATGATTTGTAGAGTTTTGGCAAAATGGGTAACCATATAATATCTACTGTAATCCTTTAAATATGTTACTGAGCACAATGTTATTATCAAGTTATAGTCAACTAAGGAAGAATGATAAATCTGATAAAAAAATCTTCTGACCAAAAATTATACTAAGATGTATATACATCCGAGACCGTAACCAAATGCTCATCTACTGTGATACTCATTATAAAGATTTAAGTGGGACACACAAAGAATAGTTACTACTAACTTCTAATTATTAGCAAAAATCTTAGGAAAGTTAAACTGATTGAAATGGTAAttggactgattttttttaattttcattaagaaGATAGAGGTTTAAAAATACCTTTCTAATAAAGGAGCAGAAATAGCAAAGTTattaaaatggttacttttatgACATTCTAAAACCAAAAAATCCTGAGTATTTCCTTAATACTAGAGAAAccagttttattaatattttgacaaCTTTACTCAGTACAGTACCATCATTGCCACTTACCTTTATTAACTAGCTTCTAGAAATTAAGTGCTACTTGGGTTAATGAATACTTCctttaatgagaaaaacaaatgtgattATGTGGTTGCAAATCATAACTAGTAACAGAAAAGTAGTTAAAATGTTTGTAATTACTGGTTTGCCATTTGtgtgtaaaaaaaatgtatattaaactCTAAATCACACTTTGTTGGAATTTCTTTGTTCAAAGACATTAGATACCATGTCTCACCTCTTACATACTACTACATCAAACAGCAAACCCACTTAATAAAGGGTAACTGACAACACTATTTTATGAGATGTTATTGGGCAGTCTCTTCTGAAGGTAACCTATCACATGAATTAGTccataagtaaatgaaataatagatcAGATCGATAACGTACTGATTGTACATAAGccacagtcctttttttttaattttttaaatgtttacttatttttgagacagacagacagacacacacacacacacacacacacacacacaaaatgcaagtgggggaagggcagaaagagaggaagacatataatccgaagcaggctccaggttctgagctgtcagcatacagccagacgtggggctcgaacacatgaaccgtgtgagatcaagacctgagctgaagacggacactcaaccaactgacccagccaggcaccccttcacagTCGTTATTTTTAAcgtaaacaaaatatataacacaCTTGGAAGCTGATATCATTTATGTCAATTGTTTATGACCCTCAGGGATGATTCTCAAACATAAGGCAATATCAAAATTGATGGGAGAGGAAATAAAAGTGAAGTTCAGTGTAAGGAAGGTCACTGAACTTCAGTATTCATCAATTTTATCTACATCCTCCAAGTTCTGCTGAGCTACATTCCAGTATCGAAGTCACTTAACTTCCTAAATGCTATCTACTCTCAAGTGGCCGCTTTTACTTACATGGCACTGATGTCCACAAGCACTGGATGACACTGGAGATGCACCAAGAGAAGATGCCTATTCCACATACTACTAGTCCACATTCCCGCCACACAGGCCAACGCAATTCACCCTAATATCACATGCATAAGGGTGCACGTTCTGTAAGAACAGCCCGAGAGCTGAGCTGGAAAGAACCTGGAGATCAGTTAATCTGATCTTCTCATTTTGTATTTGGGAAAAATGGAAGGCAGACCCACCGTCCAAGTCAGGGGGTAGAGGGCGGGTTAAAACTGACACCGAGGTACCACGACCCCATGAGCTGCTGGGAGAAGGCAGAGTGGACAAAGACTTTCCCAAATAAACTTTCCCTTTGGATTAATTTAATTTACTGAAATGACATTTttgacaagagaaagaaagcaggaacaCAAATAGTAttatagaatttttataaaagaactGTCAAGTGTTTGgaatcatttatgtttttatatataatatgaaaaatttacattaaaatcttAAGTCACATTTTGTTGGGAATTCCTTATTCAAAAACCTTAGCATACACTCCTGCACTGGACATCAAAATGAATCCATTCAAGACAGACTGAGAGATATGTGTTTACAGAACACTCATGATACACAGGACATGTCACTATTTTTACATGTCACTAGgaattttaatatacataataaatcccagattttataataaaaaaaaaaaaaaaggaaagccaagTTTTGTACTCTCGGGTCCAAAAGTTGTAAAGTTCAGAAGATGAGACCAACAAAATGTAGTCTTGCCCAAAGCCTTAGTAGCTAACAAGTCCTAAGGCTGCCGGTTAGTGGCAGTTTCTGGCAGTGGGTTTTACAGAAACAGTCTAAAGCAGGTGTGGCAAACTTTAGTCTAAACCGAACCCACCACCTGAGACCTAAGAACggttttcacattttcaaataacaggaagaaaataagaagaataaaatttcatattGTATTAAAGTTCTATGAAATTCAAGTTTCAGTGTCCCTAGTAAGGTTTATTAGAACACAGTCAAACCCCCTCACGTTTTATCCAAGGTTGCTTTCCTGCTGCAACGACAGGGTTGAATAATTGTGACGAAGACTGCATGGCTGTAAAACCTAAATATTTACTACGAGCCCAGAGCCCCCTTGGAACGGttcctttgtcctcctctctattcctccccccaTTTACAAGGACACTCGTACACTCTTTCTCACAggtgaacattgaaaaaaaaattctataagaaagggagaaatgaaaattgaCAATCCCTGGACTAGAACTCtgaaaacagggagaaaatacacagaaaaagaacCCTCTATCCATGCATCTAGTTATTTCAGAAAACAACTACAGATTCCAGTGCCTGATCTATGTGATCACTATTGATTGGTAATGCCCAAAATGAGAATACACTGATGCCAGTTGGaattaaatatgtagaaataCACTTACGAGTCAATAAATAGAAACAGCCTGactttttaaatgggaaaagaatataaaaaattaatttccaggagaaatacaaatagacactaa from Panthera uncia isolate 11264 chromosome C2, Puncia_PCG_1.0, whole genome shotgun sequence encodes the following:
- the P2RY12 gene encoding P2Y purinoceptor 12 codes for the protein MDNLTSVAGNGSLCTRDYKITQVLFPLLYTVLFFVGLIINSLAMRIFFQIRSKSNFIIFLKNTVISDLLMILTFPFKILSDTKLGTGPLRTFVCQVTSVIFYFTMYISISFLGLITIDRYQKTTRPFKTSNPNNLLGAKILSVVIWAFMFLISLPNMILTNRRPREKNVKKCSFLKSEFGLVWHEIVNYICQVIFWINFLIVIVCYTLITKELYRSYVRTRGVGKVPKKKVNIKVFIIIAVFFICFVPFHFARIPYTLSQTRDVFDCSAENTLFYVKESTLWLTSLNACLDPFIYFFLCKSFKNSLMSMLKCPNSATSLSQENRKKEQDGGDPSEETPM